One segment of Chthonomonas sp. DNA contains the following:
- a CDS encoding PEP-CTERM sorting domain-containing protein (PEP-CTERM proteins occur, often in large numbers, in the proteomes of bacteria that also encode an exosortase, a predicted intramembrane cysteine proteinase. The presence of a PEP-CTERM domain at a protein's C-terminus predicts cleavage within the sorting domain, followed by covalent anchoring to some some component of the (usually Gram-negative) cell surface. Many PEP-CTERM proteins exhibit an unusual sequence composition that includes large numbers of potential glycosylation sites. Expression of one such protein has been shown restore the ability of a bacterium to form floc, a type of biofilm.) produces MSGKYIYPFLVLSSVGTLAHGQVVLTSNGFGVVANIINTNTTILQSNQDSSTNAAGGSVSTSITGIRSDYAVTTQHLGEAAGTTVLNSSGFSANFAMHSKTTYLSGGNSFIGQATDSGFGQTIKFKVSSATQFKANLSGIITTAHRAYQPSGPMGSFFLIFRLYGSGVGYLFNSEVQNSGALSNVPFSQMVSLMPGVDYELTLNAACNAGTVNYASNEAGPGAYGETAFNGAYSLQAVPEPATAAFLVVALGAMALRRRS; encoded by the coding sequence ATGAGCGGAAAATACATTTATCCTTTTTTAGTACTTTCGAGTGTTGGGACACTCGCGCACGGTCAAGTGGTTTTGACGAGTAACGGTTTTGGTGTCGTCGCAAACATCATCAACACAAACACGACGATCTTGCAGAGCAATCAGGACTCCTCGACCAACGCCGCTGGCGGCTCGGTGAGCACGAGCATTACCGGGATTCGCTCTGATTACGCCGTCACCACCCAGCACCTGGGCGAAGCAGCCGGAACGACGGTGCTGAACTCAAGCGGCTTCAGTGCGAATTTTGCCATGCACTCGAAAACGACCTACCTAAGCGGTGGAAACTCGTTCATCGGTCAAGCGACCGATTCGGGCTTTGGGCAGACGATCAAGTTTAAGGTTTCCTCGGCGACCCAGTTCAAGGCGAACCTGAGTGGCATCATTACGACGGCTCATCGGGCCTATCAACCTTCGGGGCCCATGGGTTCGTTTTTCCTGATCTTCCGGTTGTACGGGTCCGGGGTCGGCTACCTCTTCAATTCGGAAGTTCAGAATAGTGGTGCACTCTCAAATGTGCCATTCAGCCAGATGGTTTCGCTGATGCCGGGAGTGGACTACGAACTCACATTGAATGCAGCGTGCAACGCCGGAACGGTGAACTATGCTTCGAACGAGGCTGGGCCAGGAGCCTACGGCGAGACGGCATTCAACGGAGCCTACTCGTTACAGGCGGTGCCCGAGCCTGCCACTGCAGCATTCTTGGTGGTTGCGCTGGGAGCGATGGCACTGCGCCGCCGCTCCTAG
- a CDS encoding rhodanese-like domain-containing protein has protein sequence MKQHISIQELSERIDRDATVRLVDVRSPGEFAAGHVPGAVNVPLEELGTRLVDLGTGPIALLCQSGQRAGIACEQLANFGKELMLVEGGTKAWIQAGKPVVATTRTRWSLERQVRLVAGLLVLVGTLLAALGQTGWIYLAMFVGAGLSFAGITDICGMGILLAKLPWNRKALARS, from the coding sequence ATGAAACAGCACATCAGTATCCAAGAGTTGTCGGAGCGGATCGATCGGGACGCTACAGTTCGATTGGTTGACGTCCGGTCGCCGGGTGAATTCGCCGCGGGACACGTGCCCGGTGCGGTCAATGTTCCCCTTGAGGAACTCGGAACCCGATTGGTCGATCTGGGCACAGGTCCCATCGCACTACTGTGCCAGAGCGGCCAGCGCGCAGGGATTGCGTGCGAGCAGCTTGCTAACTTCGGGAAAGAACTCATGCTTGTCGAAGGCGGTACCAAGGCTTGGATCCAGGCGGGCAAACCAGTGGTCGCGACGACACGGACTCGCTGGAGCCTTGAGAGGCAAGTGCGACTGGTAGCGGGGTTACTTGTTCTAGTCGGCACCTTACTGGCCGCGCTTGGGCAGACGGGTTGGATCTATCTGGCAATGTTCGTGGGAGCTGGCCTCTCGTTCGCGGGAATCACCGACATCTGCGGCATGGGCATCCTTCTCGCCAAGCTGCCCTGGAATCGAAAAGCGCTTGCGCGGTCGTAA